A single window of Leptospira semungkisensis DNA harbors:
- a CDS encoding adenylate/guanylate cyclase domain-containing protein yields MQPVESLEETSSIDPNTLDLDSLLVRFPWEEKWTELAEPIDSLWSFDLDASPSALWPWLIDTSSFNKRIEIPEMKFKEINGRLFGTSKNAGIPMEWEEVPWEWEYCKQLNNARIYSKGFAYYVRTRYLLFPLEENKTRLFVYFGWIPKGWIGKTILQIGMKQMYKSYQKGLNGVVSDLKKTKDLSWLGPSALGFIKETKLNREPVFPARMQQIRVGFIREGQPRELVDKVLNYILDADESDLYRIRVKALSKAWDISEKDLLLVFLHGCRLGLFTISWDVVCPHCRGVRTEAQHLGDLPTRDNCEVCEIQFEANQWNSIEITFHVHPSIREVQKRMFCAAEPATKNHIRFQKYLSPGESYKSKLLLKNGVYRLRINGDKNYTLLEIKDEAKNDSLLWKPNGLPEQIEAGFEPNLILENETSAPRCFIIEERKEDQDCLRPSDLFNFQDFRDLFSQEALSTDLQLDIGIQTILFTDIVGSTKFYYNKGDSGAFSEVRYHFVEVYKVVREFQGAVVKTIGDAVMASFSSPVAAVEASVKLQEFFSDENPETPIRIRISLHTGPCLAVNLNSNIDYFGNTVNFAAKLQAIADGEEIVFSEVIFKDKELRKLMTEKGWKVRRVKFNQSWINEETLAYKLVFNGLEQKDE; encoded by the coding sequence ATGCAACCGGTTGAGTCTCTCGAAGAAACTAGTTCTATCGATCCGAACACTTTGGATCTGGATTCGCTTCTGGTTCGATTTCCTTGGGAAGAAAAGTGGACCGAATTAGCAGAACCCATCGATAGTCTTTGGTCATTTGATCTGGATGCTTCTCCGTCGGCACTTTGGCCTTGGCTGATAGACACTTCTTCTTTCAATAAGAGAATAGAGATCCCTGAGATGAAATTCAAGGAGATCAACGGAAGACTTTTTGGTACTTCTAAAAACGCAGGCATTCCAATGGAGTGGGAAGAAGTTCCTTGGGAATGGGAATACTGCAAACAATTGAATAATGCCAGGATCTATTCAAAAGGATTCGCATACTATGTTCGCACTCGATATTTATTATTCCCCTTAGAAGAAAATAAGACCAGGCTATTCGTATATTTCGGATGGATTCCGAAAGGATGGATCGGCAAGACCATTCTTCAGATAGGAATGAAGCAAATGTATAAATCCTATCAGAAAGGATTGAACGGAGTCGTTTCAGATCTAAAGAAGACCAAGGATCTCAGCTGGCTCGGACCAAGCGCACTCGGTTTCATAAAGGAAACCAAACTCAATCGAGAACCTGTCTTTCCAGCAAGAATGCAACAGATCCGAGTAGGTTTCATTCGAGAAGGACAACCCCGAGAATTAGTAGATAAGGTTTTAAATTATATCTTGGATGCAGATGAATCCGATCTCTACCGCATCCGAGTCAAAGCGCTTTCCAAGGCCTGGGATATTTCGGAAAAAGATCTTCTTCTTGTATTCTTGCATGGTTGTAGACTCGGATTGTTTACGATCAGTTGGGATGTAGTTTGTCCGCATTGCAGAGGAGTCAGAACCGAAGCCCAACATTTGGGAGATCTTCCTACAAGAGACAATTGCGAAGTTTGCGAGATCCAGTTTGAAGCGAACCAATGGAATTCAATAGAGATAACATTTCACGTGCATCCTTCTATTAGAGAAGTGCAGAAGAGAATGTTTTGCGCGGCGGAACCCGCCACTAAGAATCATATTCGATTTCAGAAATATCTTTCTCCCGGAGAATCCTATAAATCTAAATTGCTCCTGAAAAACGGAGTGTATCGTTTAAGAATAAATGGGGATAAAAATTATACTCTTCTTGAAATCAAGGACGAAGCAAAGAATGATTCTCTTCTATGGAAACCGAACGGATTGCCGGAGCAAATAGAAGCCGGTTTCGAACCAAATCTCATTCTGGAAAATGAAACCTCAGCACCTCGATGCTTCATCATTGAAGAAAGAAAAGAAGACCAAGATTGCCTTCGTCCGTCGGACTTATTCAATTTTCAGGATTTCAGAGATCTATTCTCCCAAGAAGCACTCTCCACAGATCTGCAATTGGACATCGGAATCCAAACCATCCTATTTACCGATATCGTAGGCTCTACAAAATTCTATTATAATAAAGGCGATTCAGGTGCCTTCTCTGAAGTTAGATATCATTTCGTAGAAGTGTATAAGGTAGTCAGGGAATTCCAAGGTGCCGTGGTGAAAACGATCGGAGATGCGGTGATGGCTTCCTTCTCTTCGCCCGTTGCTGCAGTGGAAGCTTCCGTTAAACTACAAGAATTCTTTTCAGATGAAAATCCGGAGACTCCTATCCGGATCCGGATCAGTCTGCATACGGGCCCCTGCCTCGCAGTAAACCTGAACAGCAATATTGACTACTTCGGAAACACGGTGAACTTTGCAGCCAAATTGCAAGCCATAGCCGACGGAGAAGAGATCGTATTCTCAGAAGTCATATTCAAGGACAAAGAACTTCGAAAGCTAATGACAGAAAAAGGTTGGAAGGTTAGAAGAGTGAAATTCAACCAAAGCTGGATCAATGAAGAAACTTTGGCCTATAAATTGGTGTTTAACGGTTTGGAACAGAAAGACGAATAA
- a CDS encoding pyridoxal phosphate-dependent aminotransferase, with product MSENFIFSRFGRKYENQTGIGQLMEDLGNLRPGMSMLGGGSPALIPEVEEAWREILSKFTSSNFWDSLLGKYETPSGKEETLEALASLLSSETGTKIHKDQIAITNGSQSAFYLLLNFFSGHFEDGSFRKIFLPVLPEYIGYLDQPIYSNSFAYSLGQVKTTGEDTFRYELDPSSLENWDDEKNPLGCVALSRPTNPTGRVASSEELEKILSFSRKRNIPLFLDNAYGYPFPGIVYSEQGLFHKEGMIQGFSLSKIGLPGVRTGFVLGDPEIISALNKANAVLNLASGNLGQFIALEFINSGEWLRLSRDIVRPFYRKKRDLAISCIRKEWKNKIRYSLHESEGAFFLWAKFSGLNRKISELYPILKENGVIIVPGKYFYPTPVSQEPFAEECVRISFAREDQEIQEGIHKIGKVLSSFAE from the coding sequence ATGAGCGAGAATTTCATTTTTTCAAGATTCGGTAGAAAATACGAGAATCAGACCGGGATCGGACAATTGATGGAAGACCTGGGCAATCTCAGGCCAGGCATGTCCATGCTCGGAGGCGGAAGTCCTGCATTGATCCCTGAAGTCGAGGAAGCATGGAGAGAGATTCTCTCTAAATTTACTTCTTCCAACTTTTGGGATTCCCTATTGGGAAAATATGAAACTCCTTCTGGAAAAGAAGAGACCTTAGAAGCTCTCGCTTCTCTTTTAAGTTCCGAGACTGGGACTAAGATCCATAAAGACCAAATCGCAATCACCAACGGTTCTCAAAGTGCGTTCTACTTATTATTGAATTTCTTCTCCGGTCATTTCGAAGACGGAAGTTTTCGTAAGATCTTTCTTCCTGTTCTTCCGGAATACATTGGATATCTGGACCAACCTATATATTCGAATTCCTTTGCATATTCACTCGGACAGGTTAAAACTACCGGAGAAGATACATTTCGTTACGAGTTAGATCCTTCTTCTTTAGAGAATTGGGATGATGAAAAAAATCCGTTAGGCTGTGTTGCCTTATCCAGACCTACAAATCCGACGGGACGCGTCGCTAGCTCAGAAGAGTTGGAAAAGATACTCAGCTTTTCTCGCAAGAGAAACATTCCCTTATTCTTGGACAATGCGTATGGATATCCTTTTCCAGGAATTGTTTACTCGGAGCAAGGTTTGTTTCATAAGGAAGGAATGATCCAAGGCTTCAGTCTTTCCAAGATAGGATTGCCCGGAGTTCGTACAGGCTTCGTATTAGGAGATCCTGAGATCATAAGTGCATTAAATAAAGCGAATGCAGTTTTGAACTTAGCTAGCGGAAATCTCGGCCAATTTATAGCTCTTGAGTTCATAAATTCAGGAGAATGGCTTAGACTGAGTAGAGACATAGTCAGGCCATTCTATCGGAAAAAGAGAGACCTTGCGATTTCCTGTATTAGAAAAGAATGGAAGAATAAGATAAGATATTCTTTGCATGAGAGCGAAGGCGCCTTCTTTCTTTGGGCAAAATTTTCCGGACTGAATAGGAAGATCTCGGAACTTTATCCGATCTTAAAAGAGAACGGAGTGATCATCGTTCCTGGAAAATATTTTTATCCGACTCCAGTCTCCCAGGAACCTTTCGCAGAAGAATGTGTTCGGATTAGCTTTGCTCGAGAAGATCAAGAAATCCAGGAAGGAATTCACAAAATAGGGAAGGTCCTTAGCTCATTTGCAGAGTGA
- the aat gene encoding leucyl/phenylalanyl-tRNA--protein transferase → MENPKQDSYSPIVRDFSDFFADPRTSLEEVVGIGGDLKPDRLLYAYTRGIFPWADKPLLWFSLDPRAIFDLNVLHLSTRVKRRIRQKKFTVTFNRAFEQVMRCCSYRTEEQTWITDTFLKGFTQFHREGYAHSVEVWDEEGRLGGGVYGIAIGKFFAGESMFSFLPDFGKIGLFFLFEALKKDGFTLFDTQQMNPVTLNLGAYEIPKNKFLDRLSEAVSVPNKWVPPIDEI, encoded by the coding sequence ATGGAAAACCCGAAGCAAGATTCGTATTCCCCCATTGTCCGTGACTTTTCCGATTTCTTTGCCGATCCACGTACTAGCTTAGAAGAAGTAGTCGGCATAGGAGGAGACCTTAAACCGGATCGTCTTCTCTACGCTTATACCAGAGGGATCTTCCCTTGGGCGGACAAACCTTTGCTTTGGTTCTCTTTGGACCCGAGAGCAATATTCGATCTGAATGTTCTTCATCTTAGCACTCGAGTAAAAAGAAGAATACGTCAAAAGAAATTCACGGTTACATTCAATCGTGCATTCGAACAAGTTATGCGTTGCTGTTCTTATAGAACCGAAGAGCAGACTTGGATCACAGACACCTTCTTAAAAGGATTCACTCAATTTCACAGAGAAGGTTATGCTCACAGTGTTGAAGTTTGGGACGAAGAAGGAAGATTAGGTGGAGGGGTCTACGGCATAGCAATCGGTAAATTTTTTGCCGGAGAGTCCATGTTCTCTTTTTTGCCCGACTTCGGTAAGATAGGACTCTTTTTTCTATTCGAGGCCTTGAAGAAGGACGGGTTCACTTTATTCGACACACAACAGATGAACCCGGTCACGTTGAACTTAGGAGCTTATGAAATTCCCAAAAATAAATTTCTAGACCGTCTTTCTGAAGCAGTTTCGGTCCCTAACAAATGGGTCCCACCTATCGATGAAATCTGA
- a CDS encoding AMP-dependent synthetase/ligase, which produces MYKNLADMYLKAAESFGERPAFWSKDETKEYKATTFKQLVDLGLALSEALIDLGVKAKEHIAVLADNRLEWIIVDAAVLFSGCANVPRGTDVTDAEMDYILNHSEASIVFLENDKMYEKFVKNKSKVKGVETLIIMDKDSKTKAKGVLHLYDLIEKGKQLRAKGGHKTEKRIDAIKPEDLFTLIYTSGTTGMPKGVMLMHSNMIHQMEHVVPLILKKSMIKEDDSMLSILPVWHIFERVVEYSAISLGIATFYTKVSDLRNDLAKARPSFMASAPRVWESIYTGIYNRINDPKQTPPVRKFLFNAAYFFSKNYHAGVRFLSGREVDYANRNILQSLGLALKAIAQVLLTGPFTISFLSAVAYSYIKMYEPGLGFLSPVLLTIAILALIFNYKTLDAVVLAKIRQATGGRLRGTLSGGGALQRHVDNFFNDIGLLVLEGYGMTESAPVISVRHYDYPIIGSVGYVVPKTELQLRDENGNVLTHINDQKQILAGKLGVKGIVHIKGPQVMKGYYKNPEVTKKTIVDGWLNTGDIGFINYKYTLTLTGRAKETVVLLGGENVEPVPIENRMDESPYIKQSMVFGQDQKVLGAIIVPDIDVLKPWLEQNGIAAKDLKDIIENPKVIDFYKKEIREYNSTKHGFKSFELIQHVVIAPKPFEVGDELTNLLKMKRHVITEKYQKRIDKVYK; this is translated from the coding sequence ATGTATAAGAATTTAGCAGACATGTACCTTAAGGCCGCCGAGTCCTTTGGGGAAAGGCCCGCCTTCTGGTCGAAAGACGAAACAAAAGAATATAAAGCGACTACCTTTAAACAACTCGTAGATCTTGGCTTAGCCTTGTCCGAGGCTCTTATTGACTTGGGTGTGAAGGCTAAAGAGCATATTGCTGTACTTGCCGATAACCGTTTAGAATGGATTATAGTTGATGCGGCTGTTTTATTTTCCGGATGCGCAAACGTTCCTCGTGGAACTGATGTTACCGACGCGGAAATGGACTATATCTTAAATCACTCCGAAGCATCCATCGTCTTCTTAGAAAACGACAAGATGTATGAAAAGTTCGTTAAGAACAAATCCAAGGTCAAGGGAGTAGAGACTCTTATCATTATGGATAAGGACAGTAAGACCAAGGCGAAAGGAGTCTTACATTTATATGATCTTATCGAAAAAGGAAAGCAACTCAGAGCTAAAGGTGGGCATAAAACAGAGAAGAGAATAGATGCGATAAAGCCTGAAGATCTATTTACTCTTATCTATACTTCCGGAACTACTGGAATGCCAAAGGGTGTAATGCTTATGCATTCCAACATGATTCATCAGATGGAACATGTTGTTCCTTTGATCCTGAAAAAATCCATGATCAAAGAAGACGACAGTATGCTTTCCATTCTTCCTGTTTGGCATATTTTCGAGAGGGTCGTAGAATATTCTGCAATCTCTTTAGGGATCGCTACCTTCTACACTAAGGTTTCCGATCTACGAAATGACCTTGCTAAAGCGAGACCTTCCTTTATGGCGTCCGCTCCTAGGGTTTGGGAAAGTATCTATACCGGGATCTACAACAGAATCAACGATCCTAAGCAGACTCCTCCGGTCAGAAAATTCCTGTTCAATGCAGCATACTTCTTCTCTAAAAACTACCATGCGGGAGTTCGTTTCCTGAGTGGAAGAGAAGTAGATTATGCGAATCGCAATATCTTACAATCTTTAGGACTTGCTCTTAAGGCAATTGCTCAGGTGCTTTTAACGGGACCGTTTACGATCTCTTTCCTATCTGCGGTAGCTTATTCTTACATTAAGATGTACGAGCCTGGTTTGGGATTCTTATCTCCAGTCCTATTGACCATCGCAATTCTGGCGTTGATCTTTAACTACAAGACCCTGGATGCAGTGGTTCTTGCTAAGATTCGTCAGGCAACTGGTGGACGTTTGAGAGGAACTCTTTCCGGCGGTGGCGCTCTGCAACGTCACGTAGACAATTTCTTCAATGATATCGGACTATTGGTATTAGAAGGATATGGAATGACGGAAAGTGCTCCGGTAATCTCTGTTCGCCATTACGATTATCCTATCATCGGATCTGTGGGTTATGTTGTTCCTAAAACCGAGCTCCAACTCAGAGATGAGAACGGAAATGTTCTGACTCATATCAACGATCAAAAGCAAATCCTTGCTGGTAAGTTAGGAGTGAAAGGGATCGTTCATATCAAAGGACCTCAAGTAATGAAAGGATACTACAAGAACCCCGAAGTTACTAAGAAGACCATTGTGGACGGTTGGTTGAATACTGGAGATATCGGTTTCATCAATTACAAATACACTCTTACATTGACTGGAAGAGCTAAGGAAACTGTAGTTCTATTAGGTGGAGAAAACGTGGAACCGGTTCCTATCGAGAACCGTATGGACGAGTCTCCTTACATCAAACAATCCATGGTATTTGGCCAAGATCAGAAGGTGCTCGGCGCTATTATCGTTCCGGATATAGATGTATTGAAACCTTGGTTGGAGCAAAACGGAATTGCTGCTAAGGATCTGAAAGATATCATCGAGAATCCGAAAGTGATCGATTTCTATAAGAAAGAGATCCGTGAATACAATAGTACTAAGCACGGATTCAAATCTTTCGAATTGATCCAACATGTTGTGATTGCTCCTAAACCTTTCGAGGTTGGAGACGAGTTGACCAACTTGTTGAAGATGAAGCGACATGTGATCACTGAAAAATATCAGAAACGGATCGATAAGGTTTATAAATAA
- a CDS encoding MBL fold metallo-hydrolase, with translation MFRFRIFLLLFLLSQCTSSSSVEKKEPNLVSANANPSLLSDGLYAIRYGKLLYSNQLMNSESEEGESEIVLLFYLLKLGSRIILIDTGISSKETVRKFGVQDWVSPERSLSSAGILPSSVQEIVLTHYHFDHAGGLDLFPDAKIYVRAQDWTALKKSNWFPNLERKLLLKERSKKIQLLDSSLELAQNFRILFTGGHTAGSLAVEWSLHPGKGFLITGDECYWIDPCKKGKGLPKAAAFSVQNNKEFLDYVDVLSSQGSMILTMHDPQVLSQGKEVLPGIFKLY, from the coding sequence TTGTTCCGATTTAGAATTTTTCTTCTTCTTTTTTTATTATCGCAATGCACTTCCTCTTCTTCCGTTGAGAAGAAGGAGCCGAATCTCGTTTCTGCGAATGCGAATCCTTCGCTTTTATCCGATGGCTTATATGCGATCCGATACGGAAAATTGCTCTATTCAAACCAACTCATGAATTCCGAATCCGAAGAAGGAGAATCGGAAATCGTACTCTTATTCTATCTTCTGAAATTAGGGAGCAGGATCATCCTGATCGATACGGGCATCTCTTCTAAAGAAACGGTCAGAAAGTTCGGAGTGCAGGATTGGGTCTCTCCCGAGAGATCTCTTTCTTCTGCTGGAATTCTTCCTTCGTCCGTTCAGGAAATTGTACTCACTCATTATCATTTCGATCATGCGGGAGGCTTGGATCTTTTTCCGGACGCAAAAATATATGTCCGAGCCCAGGATTGGACTGCATTAAAGAAATCGAATTGGTTTCCTAATTTAGAAAGAAAACTACTACTCAAAGAAAGATCAAAGAAGATACAACTCTTAGATTCCAGTCTGGAGTTAGCTCAGAATTTCAGAATCCTATTCACCGGAGGCCACACCGCTGGCTCTCTCGCAGTAGAATGGTCCTTGCATCCTGGAAAAGGTTTCTTGATTACCGGAGATGAGTGCTATTGGATCGATCCTTGTAAGAAAGGCAAAGGACTTCCCAAGGCGGCCGCATTCTCTGTTCAGAACAACAAGGAATTCTTAGATTATGTGGATGTGCTTTCTTCTCAAGGAAGTATGATCCTCACGATGCACGATCCCCAAGTTTTATCCCAAGGAAAGGAAGTGCTCCCGGGGATTTTCAAGCTATACTAA
- a CDS encoding nucleotidyltransferase family protein, translating into MFVQTREELLKSLREAKPELARKYGLMNIYVFGSFSKDSADLNSDVDLLIDVQEPKFDSIAGIKIYLEDKLGRSVDLVRNRPSLRKSFIERIRKDMIHV; encoded by the coding sequence ATGTTCGTTCAAACTCGAGAAGAACTTCTGAAAAGCCTTAGAGAGGCAAAGCCTGAATTGGCACGTAAGTACGGGCTAATGAATATCTATGTATTTGGCTCTTTTTCTAAGGATAGTGCCGATCTCAACAGCGACGTTGATCTGTTGATTGATGTTCAAGAACCTAAGTTTGATTCAATAGCCGGAATAAAAATCTATCTCGAAGATAAATTGGGCCGATCCGTTGATTTAGTCCGCAATAGACCGAGCTTAAGAAAATCTTTTATAGAAAGAATTCGAAAAGATATGATACATGTCTGA
- a CDS encoding transmembrane 220 family protein, with protein MFRFVAILLAAYFILAAGLQYNDPDPLHWMLLYLTSAIACVLAAIRKDSLPLLYALMGMASIEIAITANGFFTWLKAGNENLIVAKMSAEKPYIELGREFLGALISLAVAVWLWFRKR; from the coding sequence ATGTTTCGATTTGTCGCTATCCTTCTCGCAGCTTATTTTATATTAGCAGCCGGATTACAATACAACGATCCGGATCCATTGCATTGGATGTTATTGTACTTAACCTCAGCGATTGCTTGTGTGCTCGCGGCAATTCGCAAAGACAGTCTTCCCTTACTCTATGCATTGATGGGAATGGCGAGCATCGAGATCGCAATCACTGCCAACGGATTCTTTACTTGGCTGAAGGCAGGAAATGAAAATCTAATCGTAGCCAAGATGAGCGCTGAGAAGCCTTATATCGAGCTTGGCCGCGAATTCTTAGGAGCCTTGATCAGCCTCGCAGTAGCTGTCTGGCTTTGGTTTAGAAAAAGATAA
- the thpR gene encoding RNA 2',3'-cyclic phosphodiesterase codes for MRTFLGLSLPNSVRERLEGICFGLEEIRWVSPENFHATLVFLGELDREQIETVSEISSDTKHGPFSIEIQGIGVFGHKSPEILYASVSHSEELFRLQKSLDSSLRRAGFSLEKRDYKPHITIGRFKRDKEKRLEMYLKEFDQFHIPSIEIREFHLFSSRSGSNGPIYSVEETYPLLLE; via the coding sequence ATGAGAACTTTTCTGGGACTCTCTCTGCCGAATTCAGTACGAGAAAGATTGGAAGGAATATGCTTTGGCCTAGAAGAGATTCGCTGGGTTTCTCCTGAAAACTTCCATGCGACTCTTGTATTTTTAGGAGAACTGGATCGAGAACAAATAGAAACAGTTTCAGAGATCAGTTCAGATACCAAGCATGGACCCTTCTCTATTGAGATACAAGGCATAGGAGTTTTCGGACATAAATCACCGGAGATACTCTATGCTTCCGTTTCTCATTCGGAAGAATTGTTTCGCTTGCAAAAATCATTGGATTCGTCTTTAAGAAGGGCTGGATTTAGCCTAGAAAAAAGGGATTATAAACCTCATATCACGATTGGAAGGTTTAAAAGGGACAAGGAGAAGAGATTGGAAATGTATCTAAAGGAATTCGATCAGTTTCATATTCCTAGTATAGAGATCCGAGAATTTCACCTTTTTTCCAGTCGCAGTGGCTCGAATGGTCCCATTTATTCTGTCGAAGAAACATATCCTCTTCTCCTGGAATGA
- a CDS encoding HepT-like ribonuclease domain-containing protein has product MSEELRDRLQFILESIQLVESRFKSIEAAEDFISNEEGQILLDSISMRLQTIGENIKSIHKHQPDLLLKYNSIDWANIMRMRDIISHHYEGLDYEIIYDVCKEKVPGLKVAIANMLQFLE; this is encoded by the coding sequence ATGTCTGAAGAACTTCGAGATAGACTTCAATTTATACTTGAATCGATTCAGCTTGTAGAAAGCAGATTCAAAAGTATTGAGGCTGCAGAGGATTTCATTTCAAATGAAGAAGGCCAGATCCTTTTAGATTCTATCTCCATGAGACTGCAAACAATCGGAGAAAACATCAAATCTATTCACAAGCACCAACCGGATTTGCTATTAAAATATAATTCGATCGACTGGGCAAACATCATGAGAATGAGAGATATTATCTCGCATCATTATGAAGGACTCGATTATGAAATAATATATGATGTATGCAAAGAAAAAGTTCCTGGTCTCAAAGTAGCTATAGCGAACATGCTTCAATTCTTAGAATAA
- the pabB gene encoding aminodeoxychorismate synthase component I, whose translation MNKGKYAAGWISYEVGELFLSDNYEKDTQLQSEPLLWFGVFQEYHVVTEEELRAWEEKFQNHGYSAELDPGLHQTDYIEAIRKIKEYLYKGDVYQVNYTFPLKIKQRGSLEKFFFDIRKNQSVPYEAWIKMGNSISGERRDILSFSPELFWERNGAEIRTVPMKGTRARGRDEIEDEKLKSELLSSLKDRAENLMITDLLRNDLGRISELGSVQVSKLFSVEEYTTVFQMTSEVRSLLPKDANWMRVLEALFPGGSITGAPKKRAVEIIQELENLRGVYTGGIFFLSPEKETASIAIRTLELTEISPGKREGRMGVGSGITIESDAEIEWKECWSKAKFLRDPIESGNSFFIFTTMLCKRGTIYFLKDHKKRMMSSASQLDFTWKEEEWESSIRKILEKNQAKKGEAFRIRMQLFKDGSLLTEISEFVKGPKKGKVLFSKTKLDSLDPFLYHKTNIREIYSSEYEKASANGYLDVVYSNQEGHITEGAIHSLFLYLNGEWITPVLEQGLLPGIARKRWMKKLHAKEGIILKKDLESAKNILLVNSIRRARRVIGVDQE comes from the coding sequence TTGAACAAAGGAAAATATGCTGCGGGGTGGATCTCTTACGAGGTCGGAGAACTGTTCTTAAGCGACAATTATGAGAAGGACACGCAGCTTCAAAGTGAGCCTTTGCTCTGGTTCGGCGTTTTTCAAGAATACCATGTTGTAACTGAGGAAGAACTGAGAGCTTGGGAGGAAAAGTTTCAGAATCATGGCTACTCTGCGGAATTAGATCCTGGACTCCACCAAACGGATTATATAGAAGCAATCCGAAAGATAAAAGAGTATTTATACAAAGGTGATGTATATCAAGTTAACTATACCTTTCCTCTAAAAATCAAACAGAGAGGTTCTCTAGAAAAATTCTTTTTCGATATTCGCAAAAATCAATCCGTTCCCTACGAAGCTTGGATCAAAATGGGAAACTCCATCTCAGGGGAACGAAGAGACATACTTTCTTTCTCGCCGGAATTATTTTGGGAGAGAAATGGAGCGGAAATCCGTACAGTTCCTATGAAAGGAACCAGAGCGAGAGGAAGGGATGAGATCGAAGATGAAAAACTGAAATCAGAGCTTCTTTCCTCTTTGAAAGATAGAGCGGAAAATTTAATGATCACCGATCTTCTTCGCAATGACTTAGGAAGGATTTCCGAACTTGGCTCGGTGCAAGTTTCCAAATTATTCTCTGTCGAGGAATATACAACGGTGTTCCAGATGACAAGCGAAGTACGTTCTCTTCTTCCGAAAGACGCAAATTGGATGAGAGTGTTGGAGGCATTGTTTCCTGGTGGCTCGATCACAGGAGCTCCCAAAAAAAGAGCAGTGGAGATTATCCAGGAATTAGAGAATCTAAGAGGAGTTTATACCGGGGGAATTTTCTTCCTTTCTCCCGAAAAAGAAACTGCTTCGATTGCGATACGCACTTTGGAGCTTACTGAGATTTCTCCCGGAAAAAGAGAAGGTAGAATGGGAGTTGGCTCAGGGATCACGATAGAATCCGATGCGGAGATTGAATGGAAGGAATGTTGGTCCAAAGCAAAATTTCTAAGAGATCCGATCGAATCTGGAAACAGCTTTTTTATTTTTACTACAATGCTCTGCAAAAGGGGAACGATCTATTTTCTAAAAGATCATAAGAAGAGAATGATGTCTTCGGCCTCTCAACTTGATTTTACATGGAAGGAAGAAGAATGGGAATCAAGCATCCGAAAGATCCTAGAGAAAAATCAAGCTAAGAAAGGAGAAGCTTTCCGCATCCGCATGCAACTATTTAAAGACGGAAGCTTACTGACCGAGATCTCCGAATTCGTAAAAGGTCCTAAGAAAGGAAAGGTCTTATTCTCTAAGACAAAACTGGACAGCTTGGATCCGTTCTTGTATCATAAAACAAATATCAGAGAGATCTATTCCTCGGAATATGAAAAAGCCTCTGCTAATGGTTATCTGGATGTAGTCTATTCCAACCAAGAAGGACATATCACAGAAGGCGCAATCCATTCCTTATTTTTATATCTAAATGGAGAGTGGATCACTCCTGTTTTGGAACAAGGACTTCTGCCGGGCATCGCGAGAAAAAGATGGATGAAGAAACTTCATGCGAAAGAAGGAATCATTCTAAAAAAAGATCTGGAATCTGCTAAAAATATTCTTCTCGTGAATTCGATCCGAAGAGCGAGAAGGGTCATAGGTGTGGACCAAGAATGA